A window from Candidatus Woesearchaeota archaeon encodes these proteins:
- the truD gene encoding tRNA pseudouridine(13) synthase TruD translates to MYKIKASPEDFIVREIPSIRIKDAGKYLICMLKKTNYTTLKAVGQIAGSIRMPLKNIGFAGNKDKKAVTYQFISIKNTNFNKIKSLELKDINLDFIGYSDRPVSLGSLQGNEFIITVRNLSRKQAESIEKKSTLLLMPNYFGPQRFSRNNKEIGKNIIKKNYRKAVELIVASNSDYNQEIKNILNKSPDYIASLKILPKRLLTLYISSYQSYLWNRTLSIYLQNHEKNISIPLIGFGTEFKNKEIEKIATSLIRKEKIGLRDFIIREIPNISSEGQSRKAFTEIKDLSIIQKHKDSIKINFKLSKGSYATVAISFLLNGGYKFL, encoded by the coding sequence ATGTACAAAATTAAAGCTAGTCCGGAAGATTTCATTGTAAGGGAAATACCTTCTATTCGGATAAAAGATGCAGGAAAATATCTTATCTGCATGCTAAAAAAGACAAATTACACGACATTAAAGGCGGTGGGGCAGATAGCAGGCTCAATCAGGATGCCGCTGAAAAATATCGGTTTTGCAGGCAATAAGGACAAGAAAGCCGTAACATACCAGTTCATTTCAATAAAAAACACAAATTTCAATAAGATAAAAAGCCTGGAATTAAAGGATATAAACCTGGATTTCATAGGCTATTCAGATAGGCCTGTTTCATTGGGGTCGCTCCAGGGCAATGAGTTCATAATAACTGTCAGGAATTTGTCTAGAAAACAGGCAGAATCAATTGAAAAAAAATCCACGCTTCTCCTTATGCCTAATTATTTCGGTCCACAGAGATTCTCCAGAAATAACAAGGAAATAGGAAAAAACATAATTAAGAAAAATTACAGAAAAGCGGTTGAATTAATAGTGGCTTCTAATTCCGATTATAATCAGGAAATCAAAAATATATTAAATAAGTCCCCTGATTACATCGCATCCTTAAAAATATTGCCAAAAAGGCTTTTAACGCTTTATATTAGCTCATACCAAAGCTATCTATGGAACAGGACGCTCTCCATTTATCTACAAAACCATGAAAAGAATATTTCAATCCCGCTAATCGGCTTCGGAACAGAATTTAAAAACAAGGAAATAGAAAAAATAGCAACCAGCCTGATAAGAAAAGAAAAGATTGGGTTAAGGGATTTCATTATCAGGGAAATCCCAAATATATCTTCCGAAGGCCAGTCGCGAAAAGCATTTACAGAAATAAAAGATTTAAGTATAATCCAAAAGCACAAAGATTCAATAAAGATTAATTTTAAGCTGTCTAAAGGCAGCTATGCAACTGTAGCTATTTCCTTTCTATTAAATGGAGGATATAAATTTTTATAA